From the genome of Treponema peruense:
GCCGTAACCGCGTGTTTCTGCAAAAGGCAGGGCTTCCAGAAACAAATCCTTGGGAAGTTCGTTTACACCAAATTCTAGGTTGGCGCTTTTTACCCATGAACGCACGCGTGAAATTCCGCCGTTATATGCAAACAGTGCAAGGATAGAAGAGCCGTCAAGCCGCCGCCTCATTTCTTCTAGATAGTAAGCACCAAACCTTATGTTTGTATCGCTGTCGTTAAGGTCAAACTGGGCAACCTTAAGTTTTCTTGCAACATCTGCGGCTGTAGATTCCATAAGCTGCGTAAGTCCAACGGCACCGGCATGACTCACAATCTGCGGGTTAAAAAAACTTTCTGTTCGTATAAGTGCATAAAGCAGATACTGCGGAAGCCTGAATGTTTCGCACCAGGTTTGTACAGAGTTTCTGAAGTTCTGCGGATATACGAGTTTTAAAAGCTCAACGTCAAGCGGCTGTTCAGGATAGTTTGCTTTTTTTGCAGCAATGCGAAGACTCTGCGAATAGTATTCGTTTGTTTCAGCGGCGCAGCTGTTCAAAAAGAGGGAAATCTTTTTTGCGCAGTCAGTTCCAATGCGGTTACCGAACCTGAGCCATTCATCGTAAATAAGTTCGGGAAGACCAAAATCTGCATAGCCGCACAAAAGCCTCTCAACGTCACTGTCAAAAACTGCATTTGTCTTTGCACCGAATTCGACCACGGTCTTCTGCGTTTCTTCATCTGTAAGATTAAGCCTGTACGCTGCCAGAAGTTTGTAATACATTTCTGTTCCCGAAGAAAGCGCTCTTTTAAAAAGTCGCTCTGTTTCTGACTGGTCAAGTTTTATGAATCCTGTCTGTGCAAGCCGTGCAGAAATATAACTGAATTTTGCACACGTTTCGTCGCTTGCCTTTTCGTCAATAAGAAGTGCCGTTTTGTAAAAGTCGTCCCACAAATGTTGCGAAAGTAAACGTACAGAAAGTGTTTCAAAAAAATCATCAAAGTAATATGGATCGTTCCATGTTCCGCCGAATTTTTCTACTGCTTCGATTGCGGCTGTTATTGAAGTTTTAAGACTTGTGTTTAGATAATACCAGAGTGCGTTGTCATAATTGTTTTCTGAAGGAGCATTTTCCATTGCTGAGCGAAATCTGTTTAACGCGCGCGTACGGTAAGAGTCGGCCCTGTCGTAAAGCCGTCCTGCATAAAAGTCTGCATAAAAAAGTGAAGACGCGCTCATGCTGCCTTTTATTGAGTCAAGATAAAATGCCGAAGACAGACTGTTTGATGAACCGTAAAGAAGCGCTTTTCCAGCATCGCTCATTAACTGCGGAATATGGTTTGCAGGATCGTCAAGAATTTTTTTTGCCCTGTCTGCAAGAGCCGCATAGTTCTGGTTGTAGACATCTGCGCGGAATTCTATTGTTCCGGTTGAATCAGAAAGTTCGCAGTACATTTTGTAATGCCACGAAGAAAATGTGCGTTCAGTACACCATTTGTAAAATGTTTTCTGAAAGCGGGAGTCTTTCTTTTTTTCAAGCGAATAGCAGCGGTAATAGGCAGTTGAATTTCTGCATGAAGTTACATCAAGATTTTCTGTCAGTGCAATAATGCGTGCAAATTCTTTATGAGAAAAAAGTTCCGCACACAGCCGTTCAAGCGAATCTTCGTCAGGAAACATTTCGTACAGTTTTTCATGACGGTCAATTCTTTCCTGCACCGAACCCAGTGTCGCAAGTGTTTCCTGGGCACGTCTTGAAACAACAGGAGTTGCTTTTTTTGCAGCTGTCTTTAAATAACGCTCGGCCGTGGACGTATCATTTTTTCTGAGCGCGCACAAAGCCATATAATATTTTGAATCGTTTTTGTATTCTTTCTGAAGTGTATCACGTCCGGTACAGCCCGCACAGTTGAGCGCGAACATGCATACCGACATGACAACAGCCATCTTTTTTTTAAATGGAATCAATCTGTTCCGCCTTATTCTGCCGGAATATTAATCCACGTACCCGAAATTATATAGTCAGGATTGCGGATGCCGTTGTATTTTGCAAGCGACTTGTAGCGCCACGGATTTTTGTAATATGCTTCTGAAATATCCCAGAGCGTATCTCCCCAGACAATTTTGTAGCGGATGTCCTGCGGTTTTTCTGCAGGAGGTTCAGGCTGCTCGGGAACAACAACTTCGGGATTTTCTGCAATTACAATTTCATCTTCCACTGCAGCCGGTGCAGGTTCGGGCTCGGGTTCGGGAATATTCTCGCTCTCCTGTTCAACAGGTTTCTGTTCAGGAAGTTCCGTAATGACAGGTGCATCTTCAATTTCACCGCTACGCATTTTTGAAAGAATATTTATTTTTGACGGAATTACAAACAGAACAAGAAGCGCGGCAATTATACAGATTATTGCGCATACCACGCAGATTATAACCGGAACGCGCGTTTTCTTTTTTATATCATCACTGACTTCTGCAGAAGAAGTTCCGTCGAGTGTTTCTTTGTCATAAAGATCGTTGAACATATTGTTGCTTGGCTGGAAGGTCGGGTCTTTTGACTTTTTGGATTCGTCATAGTCACTGTCATCCAAATCAAGATCAGATGTGTCAAACGGATTGTCTTCTGTCTGTTCAAGGTCGGGTTCACCAAAGTCACCGTCAAACACACCGCCGAG
Proteins encoded in this window:
- a CDS encoding flagellar assembly lytic transglycosylase; protein product: MIPFKKKMAVVMSVCMFALNCAGCTGRDTLQKEYKNDSKYYMALCALRKNDTSTAERYLKTAAKKATPVVSRRAQETLATLGSVQERIDRHEKLYEMFPDEDSLERLCAELFSHKEFARIIALTENLDVTSCRNSTAYYRCYSLEKKKDSRFQKTFYKWCTERTFSSWHYKMYCELSDSTGTIEFRADVYNQNYAALADRAKKILDDPANHIPQLMSDAGKALLYGSSNSLSSAFYLDSIKGSMSASSLFYADFYAGRLYDRADSYRTRALNRFRSAMENAPSENNYDNALWYYLNTSLKTSITAAIEAVEKFGGTWNDPYYFDDFFETLSVRLLSQHLWDDFYKTALLIDEKASDETCAKFSYISARLAQTGFIKLDQSETERLFKRALSSGTEMYYKLLAAYRLNLTDEETQKTVVEFGAKTNAVFDSDVERLLCGYADFGLPELIYDEWLRFGNRIGTDCAKKISLFLNSCAAETNEYYSQSLRIAAKKANYPEQPLDVELLKLVYPQNFRNSVQTWCETFRLPQYLLYALIRTESFFNPQIVSHAGAVGLTQLMESTAADVARKLKVAQFDLNDSDTNIRFGAYYLEEMRRRLDGSSILALFAYNGGISRVRSWVKSANLEFGVNELPKDLFLEALPFAETRGYGRKVLSAAAMYGTLYYSKPCALVITEILGE